The sequence ACAGGTTTGTGGTTTGATAAACATGATATAGTTAATATTCGAAACATAGCTGTAAATCATTCAACTTGGGATTTAGAGCTTGAGAATTTATCTCTTGAATCATTAGTTCTCATATATTGCGATTTTAGAGTTAAGAAAAAGATTTTTAGTGATGGCAAAGGACGTATGCACATTTATAGTTTAAGAGAGTCTTTTGATGTAATATTAAATAAATTGGATAATGTAGATAAGGCAAAAGAAATGAGGTATCAGAGAGTTTATTCAAAACTTAAAGATTTTGAAGATTATATGATTGATTTGGGAATAAATGTAGAAATTGAAAAAGATAAGGATTTTACATTAGATGAAAATAAGCAAAAGAAGTTTTATTCATTAATGCAGGGAGATGAATTGATACAAAATTTAAAATACATTGCAATAAATCACAATATAAATCTTATGTACAAATTTAGGGATGAAGATTCATTAGGTTCTATACTTGAAATTGCCAGAAGTGAGAGAAATCCAAATAATCTGAGAGAATATCTAAATATATTTGAAGAATATTCAACATATCTTACTCAAAAGCAAAAGCTGATTACTATTAAATTTTTATATGATAAGCTTATACATCCTGAAGAAGATATTAGAAAACAGTGTGCAGAATTAATAGGAGGGCTTATTGCACTATTTGATGAAGTATATAGAAAAGAAGTTCCAGCTGATGTGATATTGGAAAAACCAGAAGTAACTAGTTGTGAGCTCCTTGATAAGTATATCATGCTGTTTATTAAACCAAGTCAAAATATTATTCCACTTCATAGGATGTGGATAGGAAATAATTTGAGTACGCTAATTTGTTCATTGTTTAAAAATGCAAGAGAACATCAGATTGAAGATTATATAAAAATACTATTAAAGTATTATGATATAGAAACTTATTTTGAAAAAGATATTAAATTACATCTTTTAAATTCAATTAATTATATTCCCGTATTAAAATGTGATGAAGAAGCTAAAGAAGTTTTGTCTAGCTATATAAAAGTTAATTTGGATGAAGAAAATGTTGACATTAGACTTACAGCATTAGAATTAGTAAAAAAATTAATTCCAAAACTTGATGAAAATTCAAAATTTCTTATGTATATTAGAGAAAAATATTCTACTAATGTTTATTGTTCAGATATTTTGGTTGAAAACTTCTTAAAATATAAAATTGCAAGGGCGTTAAAGTTAGATGATGAAATTGTAAATCAATATAGAAACTTTTTCATAGAAGATAAAACAAAATTGCAGAATATTTATTTGAGCAATCTTAAAACAGCTACTGACTGGGTTATAAAGAAAATTCAGATGGACCTTTTAGTAGAGCATACTCTTATGAATAAGGATTCGACAGTTATTCATACGGCAATGCATTTTTGCAACTTGTTGAAGGTGAGTGCAAGTGAAAGTGTAAGAAATCATGGTGGAGCTGGATTAATAAAGATTATGTCATGCTTATCATATGGACAAAGAAATGATATAGCTATAGAATTGTTGCGTTCTCTTGAAATAGAAGGACATCAGTTTACAAAGTATATTCCAAACTATTTAGGACAAATAATACTTTATTTACAGCCTGTTGAATTAGATGAGTTAATTGACGATTTAATTAGAAAAATAAAATGTTCAAGTCCTCATGTTATATCATTGATACTTCAAACAGTGGGAATAGCTATTGTTAACTATCATCAGTATAAAGAAAGATTTGAAGAAAATGAAGATGTTTCAAAGAGAAGACTTGTGAAACTACTTAGTATATTACTAAATGGTCTTGTAAATTATAATTTGCAAGTTAAACAGATGGCATTTACTGTAATTGGAAAGGGAATTTTTGGTTCAGAAAATATAGATTTAGAAAGAAAAAAAGAAATATTTCAGCTAACTGCTAAAAAGATACTTACTTTAATTGGAGATATATCAGGAAATGAAAGAATGTTCTTTACTAATGCTGCAGGATTAAATCATATATACAGATTTATTGCAGATTATAAATTTTATAAAGGAGATTTAAATATTGAAATTCCAAATAAGATAGCATTTTTCCCCGGTTCTTTTGACCCATTTTCTTTAAGTCATAAAGAAATTGCAAAAAGTATAAGAGATATGGGATTTGAAGTGTATTTATCTATTGATGAATTTTCGTGGTCAAAGAGAACTCAACCAAATTTAATAAGAAGAAGTATTGTAGAAATGTCTATAGCTGATGAATTAGGTATTTATTTATTTCCAAAAGATATACAGATAAATATAGCAAATCCAAATGATTTATATATGCTTAAAAAGAAATATTTAGGAAACAATGTTCATATAGTTGTAGGAAGTGATGTGCTTTTAAATGCTACAGCATATTTAAAGAGTAAAAATGAAAATTCTATACATACAGTTTCACATATTATTATTGAAAGGAAAAGTTTACATCAATTTGAAGAAGATGATAAAAAGCTTTCTGAAATTATTGATAAAATAGAAGGAAATGTTATAAGGCTGTCATTACCGTCAAAGCTTGAAGATATAAGTTCGACTCAAATAAGAGATTATATAGATCAGAATAGAGATATTTCAAGACTTGTTGACCCACTTGTACAAAAATATATATACGATAATGGATTATATAGAAAAGAACCACAATTTAAGAGAATACTTAAAACTAAGTCTATAACTATTGAAGTAGAAGATACTTTAAATTCTAGTGCAATAAGAGAACTTGCAGCTTTTATACCAGTAGATTATAGGCTTGCATATGAAAAGCTAAAGGAAATTTCAGAAAAATTAAATCCGAGAGTATTAATAATGAGAGATTTAAAGAGAAATGGAGAGATAATGGGATTTTCGATATTCCATTGGATGAGAGCAAGTATGATAATGAAGGAGTTTAAAGACAGCGCTATTTCAGAATATATTCGAAATAATTATGTTGGAAGAACAATAGTTATAGATGGGATTTTTATAGATAGAGATTTGGAGTTTGATAATCTTGAAGAGATGATTCTTACAGAGACATTAGCATTTTGTCTTAAAAAGGATTATACATATGGAATATTTAAAAATATGATAAAAGAATATAAATCAGAAAGTTTGTATGAAATTCTCAAATTGTATGGATTTGAAGAAGTTCCAAATAGTTTGAAGGAAGAGCCTGTTTTTGTAGTTGATATGACTGCTCCATGTACACTTAGTTTTGACGTTGAGACGATTATTAAAGGCATATTTAATGAAAATCCAAATGTATTAAAGGCTATTAAAAGGACAAGGAAGAGACTTCAACAGTCAATTGTAAATCTTTATCCGGGAAATTTGGTGTTGTCCTTTGATAGATATATGTTGTATGAAAATATGGTTAAAAAGATATGTGATGAAAATGGCGTATCAACACTGCCAAAGGAGTCTAAAGTTTTGGGAGAAGCTATGTGTGTACCTTTTGGTGCTTTATTAAATGGATGTATTATACCAAATACGGTAACTAAGTCACTACATACCGAAAAATTTTTTGAACCTGATGCAAAACATTATACAATTGAAGCATATCCGAATTATCTTAGCCTTGAAAATCAAGTTAAAATGCTTCGTTCATTTGGAAGACCTATAATACTTGTTGATGACCTTTTACATAAGGGTTATAGGATAAAGGCTTTAGACCCACTTCTTAAAAAAGAGAAAATAGATGTTAAAAAGATAATAGTTGGTATACTTTCAGGAAGAGGAAAAGAATTGATGGATTTACAGGAAAGAGATGTAGATAGTGTATATTTTATACCAAAATTAAAGGTATGGTTTAATGAAAGTTTTATGTATCCATTTATTAATGGAGATACGCTTTGGAGAGGAGTTTATCCTCAAAGAAATCTTGTACCATCTATTAACCTTATACTTCCATATACTTCGCCACATTTTATAAAAGGTACTTCAAATGAAGCAATATACAACTTATCTAAAGTTTGTATTGAAAATTCTATAGACATACTTACAACATTAGAAGAAGAATATCAAAAAACATATGAAAGAAAGCTCACATTAGCACATTTAGGAGATGTATATATTTCTCCAAAATATCCAGACCATGGTGCAAATATGAATTACGATTTAAATATAAATCCTTCACATTATTTAAAAAATGATTTAGAAAAATTAATGCGTCTTGAACATATAATATGCGGTAGATAAGATAAGCTATTAAATGTTAAGTAGCAAAATCGAAAAAAGTATTATAGCTAAACAATTAAAAATTGGCATGACAAAAAGAGGTGGACAGCTGGTGTACTATTATAAGATAGAAGATAAATTGCTTTTTTCAAATGAAAAGTATGATGGATTAGAAGAAGTAAATAGCGAAGAAATAATAGAAAGTGAAGATAATATATATTTTTTGGGAAAACTTGAGATTTCAAAATCAAGAAGAAGTTTTTCAGTATCAGACCCTTCCCTTTTATTTTTAAAAGAGGAAGGGCTGAAGCTTTTAAAAAAATTAGAAATTGAAGAATATAAATTACCAAAATGGCTTATTTCAAAGATAAATTCTAGGAAGGTAACTTATATAAATACTGAATATCCTAATTGGAAAGATGTGTTGTATCATAAACATAAAAAAAAGTGGAAAGTGAATGTTATAGGTTTGGGAGATGTGGGCGGAACACTTGTTGTAGGTTTGAGGTTAGTTGGCGGGGATTGTATTTCTGAAATAGGGATATATGGAAGGAACGAATCTAAATTAAAAAGATGGGATTATGAAGTAAATCAAATACTGTCAACTTTTGATGATGTTTATTATCCACCAGTAAAAATAATAGAAGAAAATGAACTGTTTGATTGTGATATGTTTGTATTTTGTGCAAGTATAGGAGTGCCTCCTGTTGGCACAGAGGATAAAGATGTGAGGATGGTACAGTTTGAAGGAAATTCAAAATTGATAAAAAGTTATGCTAAAATGGCTCGTAGAAAAAGATTTAAAGGAATTTTTGCTGTAGTATCAGACCCTGTTGATTTACTTTGTAAGTCGGCTTTTATATGTAGTAATACTAATGAAGATGGAAAAATGGATTATAATGGATTAGCACCAGAGCAGATTAGAGGATATGGATTAGGAGTAATGCATGCTAGAGCAGTTTACTATGCTAGCAAATATAAAGAAGCAGCACATTATATGAGAGAAGGGCGAGCTTTTGGACCACATGGAGAGGGACTTGTGATAGCAGATAGTATAGAAAATTATAATGACGATATTTCGGTATATTTAACGGAAAAAACTATAAAGGCTAATATAGATGTTCGTAAGACAGGATTTAAACCTTATATAGCTCCTGCAATATCTTCGGGAAGTCTTTCGATAGTAGCAACTATAAAGCAAAAGTGGCATTATAGTGCAACTTTTATGGGAGGAGTATTTATGGGAGCAAGGAATAGACAGCTTTCTTCAGGAATAGAACTTGAAAGGTTGAATTTTCCTGAAAAATTATATAGGCGTATAGAAAATACGTATAATAAGTTGAGGAGCATATTATGATGAATGTGTATTTAATTATGCCTGGTGAAATTTCAAAGGAGCTTACAGAAATGGTAAAGTTTTTTACTAAAGATGTTGATACTATAATAATAAAAGATTCTGACAATATACCTAATCTTCAGAATAAGAAGATAATCTTTGCCGTTCAGTTGAATAATATAGGATGGAATATAAAACTATTTGAGATACTTACAAAACTGTATGAAAGAGGTACAAATGCTTTAAAAGGTTCTAGTGGATTTATACTAATACACAGTCCCTTAGAGTTTTATACAAAGAGTATGGCACAAAATATAATATTTATAGCTAATCAGATGGGTTGTAGATTTCCGGGTCATCCTGTGATTGAATGTATAGAAGATTTAAAGAATTTTAGAACTTGGGAAAAAAAATTAAAAATACCTTTGAAAAATATTTGTAACAAATTGTGTGAAAAGTTTGGAAAAACATTTTTTCAGGATAATCCTAAACTTATAAAAAAACCTAAAATACTTGCACTTCATGCAAGTTCATATGAAACATCTAATACTTTAACTTTATGGCGAATGATAAGAAGACATATTTATGATTGTGAAATAAGAGAATTTCATGTTGAAAATGGAACTATAGTTGACTGTAAAGGATGTTCTTATAAGACATGTAAACATTATAGTAAAAGAAATAGCTGTTTTTATGGAGGAGCAGTAGTAAAAGAAATACTTCCATCAATAGAAAGAGCTGATGCAGTGGTATGGATTTGTCCAAATTATAATGATGCTATTTCTGCTAAGATTATGGCTGTAATAAATAGAATGACTGTACTTTATAGGAAAACAAAGTTTTACAACAAAACTATGTTTGGTGTTATTGTATCTGGAAATTCTGGAAGTGATTCTGTAGCAAAACAGTTGATAGGAGCTTTAAATATAAATAAAAGTTTTAGACTTCCTCCATATTTTGCAGTAACGGCAATAGCAAATGATCCCGGAGAAATAATTAAAGTAAAGGGAATAGAGGAAAAGTCAAAAAAATTTGCCGAAAATATTATGAGAGAAATAAAAGCTTAAATATTTATTTTCTGTCATCAAGGATAAGTCCAATATATTCTTTATTATCATATTTTTTAGATTTAGAGTCTTTAAGAGGTACTTTTATACTTTTAAAAGCATAATAAATTTTAAGTATAAGACCTTTAGCTGGTTCAAACAGAAAATCTAATGCATTTTGTGATTTTTTAATTTTATCAATAAAAATTTTATCATCTATTTCAAGTTCTTTATCCCTTACAATATAAATACCGAGATTATTTAATTTATCTTTAAAGCTATGTATTATAGCTTTTATTTTTTTAACATTATCAGTATTAAAAGCTTTATCAAAGGATTCTAGAGATAAAATGGCAGTATTATATTTTGTTAAAAGCTCTTTCATGTTTTTTAATAATTTTTCTTTATTTTCATCAAAATTTTCTATTGTTTTTTCTAATAGTTGTTCATCATGATAAAATTTTTTATATTCTTTTTTTAATTCTCTTAAAGAATCATAATATTCATCATATGACATAAGGTGATTTCCAGATGAATAATATACGGTATTTTGAATTTTTTTAATAGGAGTTATAGAACTGATGGCATCAGCTTTGTTTACAGTATTGTTGCGGTCAATATAACTATTATGAATTCTGCTCTTTTTTATTGAAGAAGTTTTAGAAATTTTCATAAAGTACCACCACCTTTTTAATAGAAAGCTATATTTATATAATATTTCGGCAAAAGAAATATATTATTTTAAAAGATAAAAACTTTTATTACAAAGTAGAAAATTTTTTTGTCTTCATATTTTCTTCATAACTTCTTTATATAATGAAAATACAAAATAAATAAAAATAATTTAAGGAGGGATTAATAATGAAAAAAGGTATAATTTTAACACTTATAGCAGTATTTATTTTAGCGATGGGTGCTATGGTATATGCAGATAGTAAAGCTGAAGTACCTAGTTGGTTTAATGATATGATAGCTTGGAAGAAAGAACAGATTAAAAAAGCAGTAGAAGATAAAGTTATTACAGAAGAACAAGCTAAGTATTGGCAAGAAAGACTTGATTACATGCAAAAATTTCACGAAGAAAATGGATTTAACTTTCCAGGTGGATGCTTTGGTAGTGGTTTTGGAAGAGCTAGAGGTGCAAAAGGATTTGGATTTGGTCGAGGAATGATGGGTAGATATTGGCAAACACCTTCAATACAAGGAAATTAATAATGAAAAAAGATGGATAGGATTTATTTTATTCTATTCATCTTTTTTTTTTTTTTTTTTTTGCTAAATTTAAATTTTTAAAAGAGCTATTAGAAAAATATTAAAATTTACAATATGAAATAAAAATTGAAAAGATTTAATGACTAGATAAAAAGATAAGTACAATTGTATAATATTCTATAAAGAGGGGGAATTTTTATGATATATATAATAACTGCAATGTACTGGGAAGCTGAACCATTTATAAAATATTTAGGACTTAAAAGAGATGTAGATTCTACTAAATTTCAAGTTTTCAAAAATGATGAGTTTATCCTTATTATAAGTGGGGTAGGACCTATATCTTCAGCTGTGGCTACTACATATTTACTTACAATGTATAAAGCTGAAAATTCAGATTTGTTTTTCAATATTGGAGTTTGCGGGTGTAAAGATGATAAAATTGAAATTGGAAGCGTATTTTTATGTCATAAAGTTATAAATAATACTACAAATAGGAAATTTTATACAGATATGCTTTTTAAACATCCTTTTAGAGAAGGTGTATTAGAAACATTTTCAACTGTAGTAAATAAAGATTTTTATATTCAAGGTGATTTGATAGACATGGAAGGAGCAGGTGCTTTTGAAGCAGCTTCATATTTTTTACCACCACATCGTATTTATTGTATAAAGATAATTTCAGATTATTTAAAAAGTGATGAAATTAAAGGTGCAAAGATTTCAAAAATAATTAATGAAAAAATGCCTTTGATTATAAATTGGATAATGGAGGTAAAAAAGGCTTTAAAACCACTTCCTAAAGTTTTATCAAAGGATGAAGAAAAAAGATTGAAAATAATAAGTGACAATTTAAATTTAACTACGACTATGAGATATGAGTTTAAAAAATTGGCTCAAAAATATAAAGTAAGGAGAGGTAATTTACTAGATGTACTGAACTCTTTTATAAACGTAGAATGTAAAACAAAGAAAGAAGGGAAGATGTATTTTGAAAAAATCAAAAGACAACTTTGTACTACCTGAATTTTCGCATATTTATATTGAAAAAGATGCAAAATTCTATCCAAATACAAACAAAATACTATCTAAATTTAAAGATAAAATTCAAATTGAAATAGACCATTACAAAGATTTATTTTGCCGCAGTCGTCAAAATTTTAGAATGCAAAAAATTAGTCCTAAGTTAATATTAGCTGTAAAAAGAGACAATTTAGTTTATGAAGGAGCTCAAGTTTGTGAAGATTTTGGGAATAGATATTTTTATTATACATCTTCAATTATGAATTGTATTTATGATTGCGAATATTGTTATTTGCAGGGGATGTATCCTTCTGCAAATATAGTTATATTTGTAAATATAGAAGATATTTTCAGAGAAGTAGAAATTATGCTTAAAAAACATCCAGTGTATCTTTGTATTTCTTATGATAGTGATATTTTAGCTTTAGAGGGAATTACGTCTTATGTTTCTTATTGGTTGGGATTTGCAAGTAAGCATAAAAATTTAAAAATTGAGATTAGAACTAAAAGTGCAAATTTTAAAGCTATAAAAAAAGAAAAACCTTTAGATAATGTAATTTTAGCTTGGACTCTATCTCCAGATGAAATAATTAAAAAGTATGAAATAAAGACACCGAGTTTAAAATCTAGGCTTAATTCAATATATGAAGCAATAGAAAAGGGATGGAAAGTTAGAATTTGTTTTGACCCTTTACTATATGTAGATGATTGGAAAATTCAATATAGTAAATGTATTGACATGACTTTTGAATATTTACATTCCGAAAGAATTTATGATGTAAGTATAGGAGTTTTTAGAATATCAAAGGATTACCTGAAGAAAATGGAAAGAGAAAAACCGTATTCGAAAATATTAGCTTATCCATTTAAGTGCCAGAATGGAATATGCAGTTATTCAAAAGAACATGAGGATAAGCTGAAGAAGTTTGTGTATGAAGAGATATCTAAATATGTTTTAAAAGAAAAAATATATATTTAAAAATTACATAAAAAATGCTTATATATATATAAAAAATAAATAATAAAGATACAAAAATATTATGTGATATGGTAAAATATATAGTAAGTTTTTCAGAAAATTCAATATATACAAATGATTTAAAGGGGGAGTTATATATTTATGACAAAGAAGAAATTGACAAAAGAAAAAAAGTTTAGAGGTGGAAAAATAAGAAATAAATTGATATTGATTTTGATGACTGTAGTAATTATACCTCTTATTTTATTAGGAGTTTTTTCATACTTAAAATCAACAGAGATAATAAAAAGAGATTTGGCTGAAACGACATTACAGGCGGTAGAAGAAGTAAATGAATCAATTACAATGTTTTTAAAAGGAATAGAGTATCAGGTAAATACAATAGCAAGTAATTCAGCTCTTAAAGATTTAGATAAGACTGCAAATTCACAAGAACAAGAATTTAAAAAGCAAGTCGCTTTAGAACTTTTAAAAGATACACAGACTAGTAATCCAGATTTAATGTGGACATATTTTGGTAATGAGGAAGGCAGTATGTATATATTTCCTAAAGATGAACTTCCAGACGATTATGATCCGAGGACTAGACCATGGTATAAAAAAGCACTAGAAAATAAGGGAAAAGTTGTTTGGACTGAACCATACATTGATGCTACAGTTGATGAATTAGTTATTACAGCTGCTAAAACTGTATTAGATGGAGATAAAGTAATTGGTGTCGTTGGAATAGATATAAGTTTGAAGGATTTATCTGATAATTTATCTAAAAAACAAGTAGGTAAGAGCGGATATGTTTTTGTAACTGATAAAAAGGGTATGGTTATTTCTCATAAAGATAAAAAGTTAATAGGGACATATGATATAACGAAACGAGAATTTTGGAATAAGGTAAAATCTACTGATAAAAACTTTTTAGATTATACATATGAAGGGAAAAAGAAATTTTTAAGTTTTACTACAAACGAAAGAATGGGATGGAAGATATATGTAACTATGGAATTAAGTGAACTTACAGAGGATACATATATTATAAGAGAATTTACTTTATATATGGGTATACTTGGGATTATTATAGCTGTAATTATGGCATTTTTCCTTGCTTCAAATATTTCAAAACCAATAAATATATTAAAACAGGCTTTTTCTAGAGCAGCTGTTGGAGATTTAACTGTAAGGGTAAATATAAAATCTAAAGATGAATTCGGACAAATGGGAGATAGTTTTAATGAAATGATAGAGAATTTTAACAGGCTAATTAAAGAAATAAAAACTTCATCAGGTACAGTTCTTAAAACTTCCGAATCACTTAGTGAAATTACAGAACAGACAACTGCTGCAGCTGATGAAGTAGCAAAAACTATTGAAGAAATAGCAAAAAGTGCTGAAGAACAAGCTAGAGATACAGAAAAAGGAGCAACAGAAATAAAAACTTTAGCAAGTAAAATAGAATTAGTTTCTGAATCGATTATTGATATGAATAATATATCTAATGAAACAGATAATTTAACGGGTAAAGGTTTTGAAGCTGTAAAAACACTAATAGAAAAGAGCGATGAAAATAGAAAATCTGTATTAGAAATAAATGAACTTGTTTTAAAAGTAGATAAGAGTGCAGAAGAAATAGGGATAATTACGGATACTATTTCAGAAATAGCTGAACAAACTAATTTACTTGCTTTAAATGCTGCTATAGAAGCAGCTAGAGCGGGAGAATATGGGCAAGGTTTTGCAGTAGTAGCTGAAGAAGTAAGAAAACTTGCAGAACAATCAGCAAAAGCTTCTAATGAAATTAGAGAATTGATAGCTGGTATACAAAATCAATCTGATAATGCAGTAAAATCTATGGAAAAAGCAAGAATTATTGTTAAGGAACAAGATAAAGCAGTGGAAGAAACAAATGGTATATTTACTAAAATATCTAATTCTGTAAAAGTTTTAATACAAAAAATGTCAGAAATCAGGAAGTACAATGAAGATATGGCAGAAAAGAAAGAAGAAATAGTGGAAATAATTCAAAGTTTATCTGCTTCATCAGAAGAAACTTCAGCAGCAACACAGCAAGTATCAGCGGCAACAGAGGAACAGCTTGCTACTATGGAAGAAGCAAATTCTTATTCACAAAAATTAAAAGTCCTATCTAAAGAACTTGAAGTAGCTGTTAATAAGTTTAAAATAGAGAAAGATAATAATGATGCGGGTTTGGATAGTAATAAGAAGATATAGAAGATTAAAATTAAATTAGAGGCCAGTCAGAATGACTGGCTTTTTGTATTAGAAGATTTTACATAAAATTTTAAGATGAGTAGTAGAAATTGAGAATTTACAAAACGATTGTTATAATTATATGTATTAATATACAAATAAATAGGAGGATTTTATGGAAAAAATCTGGAACTTTGTCGGTGAAAAAATTGAAGGACTGTCTATAGTTGAAAGTATACTTTATGCTAAAGGAATTACAGCTAAGGAAGAAATCGAGGAATTTTTAAGTGATAGGCCAAAAAAGACGTATAATCCTTTTCTTATAAAAAATATGAAAGAGGCTGTAGAGAAGATTTTAAATCACTTAAAAAATAACAGCAAAATAGTTATATTTGGAGATTATGATGTTGATGGAGTAACTTCTACAGCTTTATTGGTAGAGTTTTTTAGTAATATTACAAATAACATAGATTATTATATACCTAATAGATTTTCTGAAGGATATGGTTTAAATAAAGAAGCTATAAAATATATAAAGGAAGAAATGAAAGGAGATTTAATTATTACGGTTGATAATGGAGTGAGTTCCTTTGATGAAGTAGAATATGCTAAGGAAATAGGACTCGACATTATTGTTACGGACCATCATAATCCACCTGAAAAACTCCCTGAATGTATTTTAGTAGATGTCAAGCAAAAAGGAGATATTTATCCGTTTAAAGAACTTTGTGGTTGTGGCATAGCCTTTAAATTGGCTCAAGCGTTGCAGAGAAGTTTAAAGCTACCTAAAAATACTCTTTCAAAACTTTTAGATTTAGTAACTCTTGCAACTATAGCAGATATTGTACCTTTAATAGATGAGAATAGAACATTAATTAAATATGGTTTGAGAATAATTAATTCAAATAAGAGACTTGGATTATCAGTTTTAAGGGAAGTTGTTGGACTGAAGGATAAGGAAATCAATGCAGGGAGAATAGGATTTATTTTAGCACCATGTTTTAATGCAGCAGGTAGACTTGAAGATGCTAAACTAGGAGTAGAGCTTCTTTTAGAAAAAAACGAAGAAAGAGCTTTAAAACTTGCAAATATTTTATACAGACTTAATAGAGAAAGGCAGAAAGTTCAGGAGAGAGGAGAAGAATACTGTAGACAATTAGTTGAAAAAAATTACATGAATTATGATTTTCTTGTACTTAGA comes from Caminicella sporogenes DSM 14501 and encodes:
- the recJ gene encoding single-stranded-DNA-specific exonuclease RecJ → MEKIWNFVGEKIEGLSIVESILYAKGITAKEEIEEFLSDRPKKTYNPFLIKNMKEAVEKILNHLKNNSKIVIFGDYDVDGVTSTALLVEFFSNITNNIDYYIPNRFSEGYGLNKEAIKYIKEEMKGDLIITVDNGVSSFDEVEYAKEIGLDIIVTDHHNPPEKLPECILVDVKQKGDIYPFKELCGCGIAFKLAQALQRSLKLPKNTLSKLLDLVTLATIADIVPLIDENRTLIKYGLRIINSNKRLGLSVLREVVGLKDKEINAGRIGFILAPCFNAAGRLEDAKLGVELLLEKNEERALKLANILYRLNRERQKVQERGEEYCRQLVEKNYMNYDFLVLRADNISEGVIGIVAGKIKDIFYKPTLVVTKTEEGYLKGSGRSIKGINIYEELKKVSDLFIGFGGHEMACGFSLEEDKLDELREKLNFRAKEIKNESPDIFIPKIDIIAEIKPSDLTIDLIEEVSKLEPYGMGNSKPLFAIKNIKVNTKWTRACGNNNIHLKFSGKKDNIFLNGVGFSLAEKYNNLGEVLYVDIAFSPEINEYNGKVSVQMVIEDIKKSEIE
- a CDS encoding methyl-accepting chemotaxis protein, with protein sequence MTKKKLTKEKKFRGGKIRNKLILILMTVVIIPLILLGVFSYLKSTEIIKRDLAETTLQAVEEVNESITMFLKGIEYQVNTIASNSALKDLDKTANSQEQEFKKQVALELLKDTQTSNPDLMWTYFGNEEGSMYIFPKDELPDDYDPRTRPWYKKALENKGKVVWTEPYIDATVDELVITAAKTVLDGDKVIGVVGIDISLKDLSDNLSKKQVGKSGYVFVTDKKGMVISHKDKKLIGTYDITKREFWNKVKSTDKNFLDYTYEGKKKFLSFTTNERMGWKIYVTMELSELTEDTYIIREFTLYMGILGIIIAVIMAFFLASNISKPINILKQAFSRAAVGDLTVRVNIKSKDEFGQMGDSFNEMIENFNRLIKEIKTSSGTVLKTSESLSEITEQTTAAADEVAKTIEEIAKSAEEQARDTEKGATEIKTLASKIELVSESIIDMNNISNETDNLTGKGFEAVKTLIEKSDENRKSVLEINELVLKVDKSAEEIGIITDTISEIAEQTNLLALNAAIEAARAGEYGQGFAVVAEEVRKLAEQSAKASNEIRELIAGIQNQSDNAVKSMEKARIIVKEQDKAVEETNGIFTKISNSVKVLIQKMSEIRKYNEDMAEKKEEIVEIIQSLSASSEETSAATQQVSAATEEQLATMEEANSYSQKLKVLSKELEVAVNKFKIEKDNNDAGLDSNKKI